The Azospirillum brasilense genome window below encodes:
- the gcvPA gene encoding aminomethyl-transferring glycine dehydrogenase subunit GcvPA — MRYLPLTEADRRSMLEAIGVPSVDELFRDVPEAARLSGPIEGLSNHMGELEVDRALSAMAGKNLPAGSVPSFLGAGAYRHHIPATVDHLVQRGEFLTAYTPYQPEVSQGTLQVLFEFQTQVSLLTGMDVANASMYDGATACAEAVMMANRVTRRKKAVLSGGLHPHYRDTTTTDARFIGFETVVMPPAPTGGEDLLAAVDGDTSCVVVQNPDVFGHVRDYTELGKACQAKGALLIVVVTEAVSLGLLTPPGAMGADIVAAEGQSLGNALNFGGPYVGLFAVKEKLVRQMPGRLCGQTVDADGRRGFVLTLSTREQHIRREKATSNICTNSGLCALAFSIHLSLLGEEGFTRLAEINHGKAVQLADKLAAVPGVEIVNGSFFNEFTVKLPKSAAEVVEALAQRGILGGVPASRLFGGGLDDLLIVATTETNTESDMDAFATALAEVL; from the coding sequence ATGCGTTACCTGCCCCTGACCGAGGCCGACCGGCGCTCCATGCTGGAGGCCATCGGCGTGCCGTCGGTGGACGAGCTGTTCCGCGACGTGCCCGAGGCGGCCCGCCTCTCCGGCCCGATCGAGGGGCTGTCCAATCATATGGGCGAGCTTGAGGTCGATCGCGCCCTGTCGGCGATGGCGGGCAAGAACCTGCCCGCCGGCAGCGTGCCGAGCTTCCTCGGCGCCGGCGCCTACCGCCACCACATCCCGGCGACGGTGGACCATCTGGTGCAGCGCGGCGAGTTCCTGACCGCCTACACCCCGTACCAGCCGGAGGTGAGCCAGGGCACGCTGCAGGTCCTGTTCGAGTTCCAGACCCAGGTCTCGCTGCTGACCGGCATGGACGTCGCCAACGCCTCCATGTACGACGGCGCCACCGCCTGCGCGGAAGCCGTGATGATGGCCAACCGCGTCACCCGCCGGAAGAAGGCCGTGCTGTCCGGCGGCCTGCACCCGCATTACCGCGACACCACGACGACCGACGCCCGCTTCATCGGCTTCGAGACGGTGGTGATGCCGCCGGCCCCGACCGGCGGCGAGGACCTGCTGGCCGCGGTCGACGGCGACACCTCCTGCGTCGTCGTGCAGAACCCCGACGTGTTCGGCCATGTCCGCGACTACACCGAGTTGGGCAAGGCCTGCCAGGCCAAGGGCGCCCTGCTGATCGTCGTGGTGACGGAGGCCGTGTCGCTCGGCCTGCTGACCCCGCCGGGCGCGATGGGCGCGGACATCGTGGCGGCGGAAGGCCAGTCGCTGGGCAACGCGCTGAACTTCGGGGGGCCCTATGTCGGGCTGTTCGCGGTGAAGGAGAAGCTGGTCCGCCAGATGCCCGGCCGCCTCTGCGGGCAGACGGTGGACGCCGACGGGCGGCGCGGCTTCGTGCTGACGCTTTCCACCCGCGAGCAGCACATCCGCCGCGAGAAGGCGACCTCGAACATCTGCACCAATTCCGGCCTGTGCGCGCTGGCCTTCTCCATCCACCTCAGCCTGCTGGGGGAGGAAGGCTTCACCCGGCTTGCCGAGATCAACCACGGCAAGGCCGTGCAACTGGCCGACAAGCTGGCGGCGGTACCGGGAGTGGAGATCGTCAACGGCAGCTTCTTCAACGAATTCACCGTCAAGCTGCCGAAGTCGGCCGCGGAGGTCGTGGAAGCGCTGGCGCAACGCGGCATCCTGGGCGGCGTTCCGGCCTCCCGTCTGTTCGGCGGCGGGCTGGACGACCTGCTGATCGTGGCCACCACCGAGACCAACACCGAGTCCGACATGGACGCCTTCGCCACCGCCCTCGCCGAGGTTCTGTGA
- the gcvH gene encoding glycine cleavage system protein GcvH gives MTIKYTKDHEWVRVEGDVGTVGVSDHAQHQLGDVVFVELPDVGRQLAQGKEAAVVESVKAASDVFAPVSGEVIEANAELENDPSLVNAGAETTGWFFKLRLSNPAELDGLMDEAAYKAFVEGQA, from the coding sequence ATGACCATCAAGTACACCAAGGACCATGAGTGGGTCCGCGTCGAGGGCGATGTCGGCACCGTCGGCGTCAGCGACCACGCCCAGCACCAGCTCGGCGACGTCGTGTTCGTCGAACTGCCGGACGTCGGCCGCCAGCTCGCCCAGGGCAAGGAAGCCGCCGTCGTGGAGTCGGTGAAGGCCGCCAGCGACGTGTTCGCCCCGGTCTCCGGCGAGGTGATCGAGGCCAACGCCGAGCTGGAGAACGACCCGTCGCTGGTCAACGCCGGGGCCGAGACCACCGGCTGGTTCTTCAAGCTGCGCCTCAGCAACCCGGCGGAGCTGGACGGGCTGATGGACGAAGCCGCCTACAAGGCCTTCGTGGAAGGGCAAGCCTGA
- the gcvT gene encoding glycine cleavage system aminomethyltransferase GcvT, with product MNEASESLKTTPLHSLHLELKGKMVPFAGYDMPVQYPLGILKEHQHTRAKAGLFDVSHMGQVRLTGEDPAAALESLVPGDIKGLARGRMRYTLFLNEQGGILDDLMVTNAGDHLFLVVNAARKDHDVAHMRERLKGRAEVELLDDLALMALQGPEAAAVLGRFIPEAATMKFMSYLPATFDGIPVIITRSGYTGEDGYEISCDKSDAETIARALLAEDEVEAIGLGARDSLRLEAGLCLYGHDIDETTTPVEAGLEWALSKRRREEGGFPGYAIIKDQLANGAPRRRVGLQPEGRQPAREHTDVCDADGQKIGEVTSGGFGPTASAPVAMGYVDRAHAAVGTPVQLMVRGKPLAAKVAAMPFVPQRYYRG from the coding sequence GTGAACGAGGCTTCTGAGTCCCTCAAGACAACGCCGCTGCACAGCCTCCATCTGGAGCTGAAGGGCAAGATGGTGCCCTTCGCCGGCTACGACATGCCGGTGCAGTACCCGCTCGGCATCCTCAAGGAACACCAGCACACCCGCGCCAAGGCCGGGCTGTTCGACGTGTCGCACATGGGGCAGGTGCGCCTGACCGGCGAGGACCCGGCCGCCGCGCTGGAGTCGCTGGTTCCCGGCGACATCAAAGGGCTGGCCCGTGGGCGCATGCGCTACACGCTGTTCCTGAACGAGCAGGGCGGCATCCTGGACGACCTGATGGTCACCAACGCCGGCGACCACCTGTTCCTGGTCGTCAACGCCGCCCGCAAGGACCACGACGTCGCCCACATGCGCGAGCGGCTGAAGGGCAGGGCCGAGGTGGAACTGCTGGACGATCTCGCCCTGATGGCGCTTCAGGGGCCGGAGGCCGCGGCGGTGCTCGGGCGCTTCATCCCTGAAGCGGCCACCATGAAGTTCATGAGCTACCTACCGGCCACCTTCGACGGCATCCCGGTCATCATCACCCGCTCCGGCTACACGGGCGAGGACGGCTACGAGATCTCCTGCGACAAGTCCGACGCGGAGACCATCGCCCGCGCCCTGCTGGCCGAGGACGAGGTCGAGGCCATCGGGCTGGGTGCGCGCGACTCGCTGCGGCTGGAGGCTGGGCTCTGCCTCTACGGCCACGACATCGACGAGACGACGACTCCGGTCGAAGCGGGCCTGGAATGGGCGCTGTCCAAGCGCCGCCGGGAGGAGGGCGGCTTCCCCGGCTATGCCATCATCAAGGACCAGCTCGCCAACGGCGCCCCGCGCCGCCGCGTCGGCCTCCAGCCGGAAGGCCGCCAGCCGGCCCGCGAGCACACCGACGTCTGCGACGCGGATGGGCAAAAGATCGGGGAGGTGACCAGCGGCGGCTTCGGCCCCACCGCCTCGGCCCCGGTCGCCATGGGCTATGTGGACCGCGCACACGCCGCCGTGGGCACGCCGGTCCAGCTCATGGTCCGCGGCAAGCCGCTGGCCGCCAAGGTCGCCGCCATGCCCTTCGTGCCGCAGCGCTACTACCGCGGCTGA